The stretch of DNA ACCTTCTTCCACCGGGTCTCCCTCTTTCACTAAGACTTTCCAGATATTTCCCGGCATGGGGGCTTCCACGGTTTGAGCACCGGCGGGCGCCGCGGGGGCCGCTTCTTTTTTCGGTTCTTCCTTTTTCAGTTCTTCCTTTTTGGGAGCCGCGGCTTGGGCCGGCTTGGCTGCAGGCTGAGGGGCTGACTGGGCCGCCGGTTGTGCCGGTGCTTGAGGCGCGGCCCCTCCCTGTCCCACTTCTTCTACGTCCACTTCATAGGTCACACCGTTCACGGTGATATTAAACTTTTTCATATTGATGTTCCTCCTTCTATTTATCCCTTTTGGTTATTTTTAATGGATCCTGCGTTTTACCCGTACTGATTTATACCCGGTACATTTGATTGATCTGCTCCGTCCGTCCCGCTCTTCCCCAGGCCGGGGTGGTATCGGCGGTTCGTACGATGTTTCTTACCACGATGTTGTGGGTGGATGTTTCCATACTTGCGGCAATGGCGGCGGTAATCACCGCTACCAATTCTTCATCTTGCTGCTCCGCCGCAGAAGGCTCACGTTCTTCTTCCTTTACCGGTTCCGCCGCTGCGGGGGTTGAAGGCTTTTCTTCCGTGGCCTTGGCCGCCGGCTTTTGAGGCTGACGCAATAGTTTTTCCATAATATTGATGGCAAAATATAACAGGATCAATGCCATTAGTACGATTACAACCCCTAGGATCGTAACCTGAATACTGGCCGCCAGTTTATCGCCGAAGGACATCTCCACGCTGGGATCCCGCAGTCGGTCCAATAGGGTCTCCCCCGTAAGCAACGCTCTATTCATGTTCATTTAATCACCTCTTTGTTTAGTTCATAACCTTATAACCTAACCTTATACCGGGAAGTTTCCGTGTTTCTTCGCCGGTCTTGTTTCCCGTTTACTGGCCAGCATATCAAAGGCGTCCACCAGTCGTGCTCTTGTGGCAGCCGGTTCGATAACATCGTCTACGAAGCCTCGTTCCGCCGCCTTGTAGGGGGTGGCGAATTCCTCGGAGTACTGTTGGATTTTTTCTTCCCGGGTACGTTGAGGGTCGTCGGATTCCTTAATTTCTTTTCTGAAAATGATGTTGGCCGCTCCTTGAGGTCCCATTACCGCGATTTCCGCAGAAGGCCAGGCCAGTACCATATCGGCCCCCAGGTCCTTGGAACACATGGCAAGATAGGCTCCGCCGTAGGATTTTCGCACAATCAAAGTTACCTTCGGTACCGTGGCTTCGCTGTAGGCATAGAGCATTTTCGCTCCGTGTCGGATGATTCCCCCGTGTTCCTGTCCTTTTCCGGGCAGAAATCCGGGAACGTCCACTAAATTCAGTACCGGGATGTTAAAGCAGTCACAGGTTCGAATAAACCGTCCCGCCTTATCGGAAGCGTCAATATCCAAACAGCCGGCCAGAACCTTGGGCTGATTGGCAATGACCCCGACGCTGGCACCGTTGATTCGAATAAATCCGGTGATCATATTCATCGCATAGGTGGGCTGTACTTCATAAAAATCTCCCTCATCGGCGATGGCGGTGATGATGTCTTTCATATCATAGGGCTTGTTGGCATTTTCCGGTACAAAGCCTTCCATTTCCGGAAGCATGCGGTTTAAATCGTCTTCAATGGCGATTTGGGGTGCCCCTTCCATGTTGTTGGAGGGCAAAAAGCTTAAGAGTCTTCGAATTTCCCCTAAACATTCTTCGTCGTCGGAGGCCTTCACATGGGCCACACCGCTTTTGGTATTATGAGTGGTGGCGCCCCCTAATTCTTCCGAGGTCACCTCTTCTCCCGTTACGGACTTGACCACTTCCGGTCCCGTAATAAACATTTGACTGGTTTTATCCACCATAAAGATAAAGTCCGTCAGGGCCGGGGAATAAACCGCTCCACCGGCGCAGGGTCCCATGATGGCGGAAATCTGGGGAACCACTCCGGAGGCGATGGTGTTGTTGTAAAAAATCTGACCGTATCCCGACAGGGCATCCACCGCCTCTTGGATTCTTGCCCCTCCCGAGTCATTGAGTCCCACTATGGGGGCCCCCATTTTCAGGGATAATTCCTGGGTCTTCACAATCTTCTTCGCGTGCATCTCTCCTAAGGATCCCCCAACCACGGTGAAATCCTGGGCGTAGGCATAAACCAGTTTTCCGTGTACTTTCCCGTAACCGGTTACCACCCCTTCTCCCGGAGCATCGACCTTTTCCATTCCGAAGTTGACACATCGGTGTTTCATATGGGCATCGATTTCAACGAAGCTTCCCTCATCAAACAGTAGGTTGATTCGTTCTCTCGCCGTCAATTTTCCTTTGGCATGCTGCTTCTCGATTCTTTTTTCTCCACCGCCGGCTCGGATTTTTTCTTTCCGCCGACGCAGTTCTTCTAGTCTCTCTGTGGCCATTTACCATAACCTCCTAAATAAATAGTGTTCTATGTTCGTCCTATGATTTTACACCTAAACATTATAACATAGTTCCTCTCATCGAAAACCCTTTTTTCCCACTTTCCCCGGGGAATCAAGGATTTTTTTATGACCAGGTGCCAATACTATGTTCTGATAATGAACAAACCGGTAAAAAAACTAATCTTCCCGTTCACTCAGCTCAATTAACACCCCGTTGGTATCCTTCGGGTGACAAAAAGCGATTTTCGCACCGCCGGCTCCGTAACGGGGTTTTTCGTCGATCATCCGGATGCCCTTTTCCTTCATGGAAGCAATGGCCTTTTCAATATCCTCCACCCGGTAGGCCATGTGTTGGATGCCTTCCCCTTTTTTCTCGATGAACTTCGCAATGGGACCTTCGGGATCCGTGGACTCCAGAAGCTCCACCTCCGTATCTCCGATGGGCAGGAAGGCCACCCGTACTTTTTGTTCCTCCACGGTTTCTTTGCCTTCGCATTTGATGCCCAGTACATCCTCATAGAAGGAAAGGGATTTTTCCAGATCCTTCACCGCAATTCCGATATGATCCAATTTAGTGGTTTTCATATTTTTCAGCCTCCTTTTTTATCATCTTTCTTAGAATCTCTTCACTGGCGCTGTAGGGGTTCGATTGCCGCTGGGCCACTTCCCTGGAAAAGGCCTTGATGTCTTTTAAAATATCCTCTTCCCGTAAAAGGTCCTGCATCATCCGATCCTTGATCAGCTCCAGGATTTCAATCTCACTGCTTTTGACTCTTCGGTTCAGCATTTCTCCCGATTCATCCAAATAGGCCAGATGGTCTTTGACCGCTTCTAAGAGCTCTTCAATCCCTTTGTTTTGAATGGCCACCACCCGCTTTACCGGCGGACGCCAGTCACTGTGGGCATAATCCAGCATATTGTCAATTTCCCGGTGGGTTTTTGCCGCCCCGTCCCGATCCGCCTTATTGATGGCAAATACGTCGCCGATTTCCATGATCCCGGCTTTGATCGCCTGGATGTCGTCACCAAGACCGGGAACCATGACCATCAACACCGTATCCGCGGTTTTCATGATGTCCACTTCCGACTGGCCCACCCCTACGGTTTCGATAAAGATATAATCCATTCCGTAGAGGTCCAGGGCTTTCACCGCTCCCTGGGTGGCTTTGGAAAGACCGCCCAGGTGCCCCCGGGTGCCCATACTTCGGATAAATACCCCGGGATCCACCGCAAGGTCCGTCATTCGAATCCGGTCTCCTAAAATGGAGCCGCCGGAAAAGGGACTGGTGGGATCCACGGCGATGATCCCCACGGTTTTATCTTCCTTTCGAAGGGCTTTGACCAGTTTATCCGTCAAGGTGCTTTTCCCTGCACCGGGAGGACCGGTGATGCCGATGACCTTGGCGTTTCCCGTATACTGATAGAGTTCCCCCAGGATCTTTATGGCCTCGGGATCATTATTCTCCAGCATGGTAATCATACGGGCCGTCGCTTTTTTGTTCCCGTTTCTCAGTTTTTCCTTTAAATTAACCATAATTCACCGCCCGTCTGTATCCTTTAGTTACATTATCATTTATCCATTCGTTTATTAGATTAGTTGATTACATTAGTTGATTACATTAGTTGATTACATAGGGAAGTAGATGATTATGATAAACCATCTACTTCTATTTTTTTTGCCTGTTTTATTTCTTTAAGTTCTCCTTGATAAAGTCCACGGTGACACCGGTGGGGGTCCCCGGGGTGAATACCGATTCAACCCCTGCATCTATCAGGTTTTGAATGTCATCGGCGGGAATCACGCCTCCGGCCAGTACCAGCACTTCATCATAAACCCCTTCTTCCTTCAGGCGCTCTACCACCTTGGGCAGCAGATGATTGTGGGCTCCGGATAAAATACTCAGGGCCAACACATCCACATCTTCTTGAATCGCCGTTTGTACAATTTGATCCGGGGTTTGTCGAAGTCCTGTATAGACCACTTCCATCCCTGCATCTCGTAAGGCTCTTGCAATAACCTTGGCTCCTCGATCATGCCCATCCAAACCCGGTTTTGCCACTAATACTCGTATCGGTTTATCCATGAAAAAGACCTCCTCTATATTTTCCATAATATTCTATGATCTTTTATGCTGTATATTAATTAGATGACAACGCTTTGCTGATACTCTCCGAATACCTCTCGTAAAACGTCGCAAATTTCTCCTAAGGTTGCATAGGATTTAACCGCCTCCAGAATGAAGGGCATGGTGTTATCCTTTCCTTCCGCGGCTTTTTTCAGTGCTTGTAGTTTTTCCTTCACCGCAGCCTCATCCCGAGATTCCTTGGTTTTGGAAATTTTATCCCGTTGCAGCTCCTCTACCTTCGGGTCTACTTTTAAAAGACCTTCCACCGGTTTTTCATCCACTTGGAATTTATTCATTCCTACCACAATTCGTTCTTCTTTTTCCAGCTCTTTTTGATAGTTGTAGGAGCTGTCCATGATTTCCTTTTGAATATAGCCCTGTTCGATGGCTTCCGGAGCACCCCCCAGTTCATCGATTTTTTCGATGTATTTCAGCGCTTCTTCTTCGATGGAGTTTGTTAAACTCTCTACATAGAAGGAGCCGGCTAAAGGATCCACGGTATCCGCCACTCCGCTTTCATGGGCCACTACTTGCTGGGTTCTCAGGGCCACTCTTACGGAGTCCTCCGTGGGAAGAGCCATGGCTTCATCCTTTGAATTCGTGTGAAGGGACTGGGTGCCTCCAAGAACCGCAGCCAGGGTTTGCACTGCCACACGAACAATATTATTATCCGGTTGTTGGGCCGTTAAGGTGGATCCGGCGGTTTGGGTATGGAATTTCAGTTGCATGGACTTCGGATTTTTTGCCCCGAAGCGTTCCTTCATGATCTTCGCCCAAAGCTTTCGTGCGGCCCGGAACTTTGCCACTTCTTCCAGTAAATCATTATGAGAGTTAAAGAAGAAGGACAGTCGCGGCGCAAAGGAGTCCACGTCCAAGCCCGCTTTGATTGCGGCTTCCACATAGGCAATTCCATCGGCTAAAGTAAAAGCCACTTCCTGGGTTGCCGAGGATCCCGCTTCCCGAATATGATATCCGGAAATACTGATGGTATTCCAATTCGGTACTTCCTTTGAACAGTAGGCAAAAATATCGGTGATCAGCCTCATGGATTCTTCCGTTGGAAAGATATAAGTTCCCCGGGCTATGTATTCCTTTAGAATGTCATTTTGAATGGTTCCCCGTAACTTATCCGCACTGACGCCCTGCTTTTCTCCCACGGCAATATACATCGCCAGAAGCACCGCAGCCGGGGCATTGATGGTCATGGAAGTACTGACTTTGTCCAGGGGGATTCCGTCAAATAAAATCTCCATGTCCTTTAAGGAATCAATGGCCACCCCGACTTTTCCCACTTCTCCCTGGGCCAGTTCATGATCCGAGTCATAGCCGATTTGGGTGGGCAGGTCAAAGGCTACGGAAAGTCCCGTCTGACCCTGGTCCAGCAAGTACTTATATCGTTGGTTGGATTCCTCCGCCGTGGCAAACCCGGCGTACTGGCGCATGGTCCAGAACCGACTGCGGTACATGGTGGGTTGAACCCCTCTAGTGTAGGGATATTCTCCCGGGAATCCTAAATCCTCCTGATAGTCCATCCCTTCGATATCCTCGGGAGTATAAAGCCGTTCAACGGTTTTCCCGGAGGTGTTGGTGAACTCTTCTTTCCTTTCCGGGAATCGACTTAAGGCTTTATCCACCTTTTCCTGTTGCCATCTTTCTTTTTCCTTTTTTACCTGTTCTACTTTCTCTTTTTCAAACATCCTGTTTCCTCCCTTAAAATTAGTTTAAAATGGAAACCAGCAATCTTTCAATTGTGATAAACCCTGCTCATTTCAAAAATCTTCTTGTCCCTTTGAATCACGAGACCACAGATTTTTAAAACTTCTTTTGCTTTTGGCTTTGCAATTTTTTTGCAAGTATTATTTCATTCCTTGCAAGATGTTGAAATTTCAACTCTATACCTATAGACATTCTACATTTTTTGCTACCCTTGTGCAAGGTTTATTTTTAATTTTCTTATAATGCACCGCTTTGTAAACCTTCTCTTTTCATGCCTGCAACCTTTTTTCCACGGAAAAAACACCCCGGGAGATCCTCCCGGGGTGTTTTAACAGTGTTTCCTATTCAGGTTATTGATTCTTTTTCTCTTCGCTCTCTTTTTCGCTGTCATCGGAATCTTTTGGGTCTTCGTCGGTTTTGGCGTGCTCCTCAGCACTGCCCTCCCGGGCTTCCCCTTGTTCCTTAGGCGCTTCTTCCTTCGGGCCCTCTTCTGTTGTAGAGTCCTCTTTTGCAGAGTCCTCCTCCCGGTTGCCCTCTTTAAAGCTCTCCTCCGATTCTTTTTGTTGATGACCTTCCCGTACTTCTCTTTGAATCTCTTGCAGTTTTTCTTCCTGCTCTTTTATTTCCTTCGGATTTTTTTCAACCTGACGGTCTTTTTTCCGCTGTTCTTTAAATTCCTTCTCTTCTTTTTCCGAATCGATTTCCGCCTGAATTTTAATGGAGGCCAGTTTTTTCTCTAGGCTGTCCGCCGTATCCTCTTCTTCCACGGTCACCAGTCCTTTGAAAATCTTTTCAAACTGGAATCCGTTGATGGTCTCCTTCTTCAGAAGGGCCTGGGCCACGGCTTCTAACTGTTCGGAATGTTCTTCAAGAATTTTAATGGCCGCTTCATAAGCGCCATCCACAAATCGTTTGATTTCACGATCCACCCGGGAAGCCACTTCTTCCGAGTAATCCCTTTTGGAGGCAAAGTCTTTGCCGAGGAATACCTCGTCGTCGCCGCTACCGAAGGTCATGGGACCCAGTTTTTCACTCATGCCGTACTTGGTCACCATGGCTTTGGTCACCTGGGACACCCGTTGCAAGTCGTTTTGGGCACCGGTGCTGATATCATCCAGTTTCAGTTTTTCCGCTACCCGGCCACCGAGGAGATGGATCAGATGCTCTTCCATTTCCGTTTTGGTGGCATAGGATTTGTCCTCCTCCGGCAGGATCATGGTAAATCCTCCCGCACGGCCTCTGGGGACGATGGTGATTTGATGTACCGGATCGGAACTGGGCAGGCATCTTGCCGCCACCGCATGCCCCGCCTCGTGATAGGCGGTAATTCTTCGTTCCTTCTCACTGATCACCCGGCTTTTCTTCTCGATACCGGCGATGACTTTGGTAATGGCCTCTTCGATGGTGGCCATATTGATTCTTTTCGCCCGCCGTCGAGCCGTCAGTAGAGCGGCTTCATTCATAAGGTTTTCAATATCCGCCGGGGTAAAGCCCGGGGTTCTTCGAGCCAGAACTTTAACATTCACATCGTCATCCAGGGGCTTGCCCTTGGAGTGAATATGCAATATCGCTTCTCTTCCTTTAATATCCGGAAGTCCCACTTCCACCTTTCGGTCAAATCGTCCCGGTCGTAGGAGGGCCGGGTCTAAAATATCCGGTCGGTTGGTGGCGGCTACAATGATGATTCCTTCATTAATGCCGAAACCGTCCATTTCCACCAGTAACTGATTCAGGGTTTGTTCCCGTTCATCATGGCCTCCGCCGAGACCGGCTCCCCTTTTTCTACCCACCGCATCAATCTCATCAATAAAGACAATGCAGGGGGAACTTTTCTTCGCCTGTTCGAACAAGTCCCGTACCCGGGAGGCTCCAACACCGACAAACATTTCCACAAAGTCGGACCCACTGATGCTGTAAAAGGGTACGCCGGCTTCACCGGCAACGGCTTTGGTGATGTAGGTTTTTCCTGTCCCCGGGGGACCCACCATTAATACGCCTTTGGGAATTCTTGCT from Isachenkonia alkalipeptolytica encodes:
- a CDS encoding acetyl-CoA carboxylase biotin carboxyl carrier protein subunit (composes the biotin carboxyl carrier protein subunit of the acetyl-CoA carboxylase complex, the enzyme that catalyzes the carboxylation of acetyl-CoA to malonyl-CoA, which in turn controls the rate of fatty acid metabolism); its protein translation is MKKFNITVNGVTYEVDVEEVGQGGAAPQAPAQPAAQSAPQPAAKPAQAAAPKKEELKKEEPKKEAAPAAPAGAQTVEAPMPGNIWKVLVKEGDPVEEG
- a CDS encoding OadG family protein codes for the protein MNMNRALLTGETLLDRLRDPSVEMSFGDKLAASIQVTILGVVIVLMALILLYFAINIMEKLLRQPQKPAAKATEEKPSTPAAAEPVKEEEREPSAAEQQDEELVAVITAAIAASMETSTHNIVVRNIVRTADTTPAWGRAGRTEQINQMYRV
- a CDS encoding acyl-CoA carboxylase subunit beta yields the protein MATERLEELRRRKEKIRAGGGEKRIEKQHAKGKLTARERINLLFDEGSFVEIDAHMKHRCVNFGMEKVDAPGEGVVTGYGKVHGKLVYAYAQDFTVVGGSLGEMHAKKIVKTQELSLKMGAPIVGLNDSGGARIQEAVDALSGYGQIFYNNTIASGVVPQISAIMGPCAGGAVYSPALTDFIFMVDKTSQMFITGPEVVKSVTGEEVTSEELGGATTHNTKSGVAHVKASDDEECLGEIRRLLSFLPSNNMEGAPQIAIEDDLNRMLPEMEGFVPENANKPYDMKDIITAIADEGDFYEVQPTYAMNMITGFIRINGASVGVIANQPKVLAGCLDIDASDKAGRFIRTCDCFNIPVLNLVDVPGFLPGKGQEHGGIIRHGAKMLYAYSEATVPKVTLIVRKSYGGAYLAMCSKDLGADMVLAWPSAEIAVMGPQGAANIIFRKEIKESDDPQRTREEKIQQYSEEFATPYKAAERGFVDDVIEPAATRARLVDAFDMLASKRETRPAKKHGNFPV
- the mce gene encoding methylmalonyl-CoA epimerase, producing the protein MKTTKLDHIGIAVKDLEKSLSFYEDVLGIKCEGKETVEEQKVRVAFLPIGDTEVELLESTDPEGPIAKFIEKKGEGIQHMAYRVEDIEKAIASMKEKGIRMIDEKPRYGAGGAKIAFCHPKDTNGVLIELSERED
- the meaB gene encoding methylmalonyl Co-A mutase-associated GTPase MeaB: MVNLKEKLRNGNKKATARMITMLENNDPEAIKILGELYQYTGNAKVIGITGPPGAGKSTLTDKLVKALRKEDKTVGIIAVDPTSPFSGGSILGDRIRMTDLAVDPGVFIRSMGTRGHLGGLSKATQGAVKALDLYGMDYIFIETVGVGQSEVDIMKTADTVLMVMVPGLGDDIQAIKAGIMEIGDVFAINKADRDGAAKTHREIDNMLDYAHSDWRPPVKRVVAIQNKGIEELLEAVKDHLAYLDESGEMLNRRVKSSEIEILELIKDRMMQDLLREEDILKDIKAFSREVAQRQSNPYSASEEILRKMIKKEAEKYENH
- a CDS encoding cobalamin B12-binding domain-containing protein; its protein translation is MDKPIRVLVAKPGLDGHDRGAKVIARALRDAGMEVVYTGLRQTPDQIVQTAIQEDVDVLALSILSGAHNHLLPKVVERLKEEGVYDEVLVLAGGVIPADDIQNLIDAGVESVFTPGTPTGVTVDFIKENLKK
- a CDS encoding acyl-CoA mutase large subunit family protein; protein product: MFEKEKVEQVKKEKERWQQEKVDKALSRFPERKEEFTNTSGKTVERLYTPEDIEGMDYQEDLGFPGEYPYTRGVQPTMYRSRFWTMRQYAGFATAEESNQRYKYLLDQGQTGLSVAFDLPTQIGYDSDHELAQGEVGKVGVAIDSLKDMEILFDGIPLDKVSTSMTINAPAAVLLAMYIAVGEKQGVSADKLRGTIQNDILKEYIARGTYIFPTEESMRLITDIFAYCSKEVPNWNTISISGYHIREAGSSATQEVAFTLADGIAYVEAAIKAGLDVDSFAPRLSFFFNSHNDLLEEVAKFRAARKLWAKIMKERFGAKNPKSMQLKFHTQTAGSTLTAQQPDNNIVRVAVQTLAAVLGGTQSLHTNSKDEAMALPTEDSVRVALRTQQVVAHESGVADTVDPLAGSFYVESLTNSIEEEALKYIEKIDELGGAPEAIEQGYIQKEIMDSSYNYQKELEKEERIVVGMNKFQVDEKPVEGLLKVDPKVEELQRDKISKTKESRDEAAVKEKLQALKKAAEGKDNTMPFILEAVKSYATLGEICDVLREVFGEYQQSVVI